From Blattabacterium cuenoti:
CATATATTCAGAGATTATCCTTATGAAGATGATGTAGAACTAACAGAATTTTCTGATGAAATAGAATCAGAAGTTTTAGAAAAATTTCATAAAGTAGGTTTAAATACTGCAAAATCAGTTTTAAATTACAGAAAAAATGATTTAAGTAAACGGACTAATCTTGAAGAAAAAACTATAAACAAAGTATTCACCATATTGAGAAAAGAATTTGAAGAAGAATTAAATATAAATACGTAATTTTTTCTTTACTAATATTTTTATTTTTGCTCTTAAAATACATTTTATATTTTTATATGACTGATAAAATCAGATTAAAAACAGTATTGACCAAATTTAATATATCCTTACAAAGAGTAATTAGTTTCTTACAAAAAAAAGGAATTGAAATAGAAAATAATCCTAATGCGAAAATAGAAGAACAAGTATATAAATTTCTTCTCAGAGAATTTAAAACTTACAAAGAAATACGAGATGCATCTGAGAAAGTTTTTTTGCAAAAAAGAATGGAAAAAGAAAAAATAAAAGAAGAATTATTAAAATCAAAACACGTTCATAATTATCAAGTTATACGAGCCAAATCAGATAGATTAATTGAATTTAAAAAAATAGGAAAAATAGATATTGAGACATTAGATAAAAAATATGGGACTAAAGAAGAAAAAAAAAATAAATTATATCAACATAAAGAGAAAAAAATAGAAAATAGATTTAAAAATAAACCTGAACATATTGATACTATTTATCAAAAACTAGATGGAGTCATGTTAACAGGAGATAGAATAGATTTATCTCAATTTGAAAAAAAAAGAACTAAATCAGAAACTAAAAGAAAACGAAAAAGAATTAAAAAAGAAATTTTCATTGAAGAAGTGAAAAATATTCCTACAGGAAAAAAACAAAATAAAGAAAGAAAATCTTCTTTTAATATTAATAAACATTCTAATGAGAAGAAAATAGATAAGTCTAAAAATAAAAAAAATGCACAAAAATCAGTAATTACTGATGAGCAAATCAAAAAACAAATTAAAGAAACTTTGGAAAAATTATCTTCCAAAAGAATGAAATCAAAAGCTTCAAAAATCAGAAAAGAAAAACGTCAATCTAAGAAAGAAAAGAGGCTTCTGCAAAATGAAATAGAAAATAAAAAAGAGGAAAAAATTATTAAATTAGCTGAATTTACTACAGTTAATGAATTAGCATCTATGATGAAAGTTAATGCTACTGATGTAATTATGTCTTGCATGTCTTTAGGAATTATGGTTACTATGAATCAAAGATTAGATGCAGAAATATTAACTTTAGTTGCAGATGAATTTGGATACAATGTAAAATTTATTGGTCTGGATTTAGAAGAAGCCGTTCAAGATGATAAAGATTTAGAGGAGCATTTAAAACCTAGACCTCCCATCATTACTGTTATGGGACATGTAGATCATGGAAAAACATCTTTGTTAGATTATATTAGAAATACTAATGTTATTGCAGGGGAAGAGGGTGGAATAACACAACATATAGCCGCTTATAGTGTAGAATGTACCAATAATCAAAGTATTACTTTTTTAGATACTCCAGGTCATGAAGCTTTCACTGCTATGCGCGCAAGAGGAGCACAAATCACAGATATCGCAATCATAGTTATAGCGGCAGATGATCAAGTTATGCCACAAACTAGGGAAGCAATTAGTCATGCTCAAGCTGCTAGTGTTCCTATTCTTTTTGTTTTCAATAAAATTGATAAATCTAATGCAAATTCAGATAAAATTAGAGAACAATTAGCTAATTTGAATTTTTTAGTAAAAGAATGGGGAGGAAAATATACTACTCAAGAAGTATCAGCAAAATTGGGAACTGGAATAGATGAATTATTAAAAAAAGTACTTTTAGTTGCTCAATTATTAAATTTAAAAGCTAATCCAAATAAACCAGCTATAG
This genomic window contains:
- the infB gene encoding translation initiation factor IF-2 gives rise to the protein MTDKIRLKTVLTKFNISLQRVISFLQKKGIEIENNPNAKIEEQVYKFLLREFKTYKEIRDASEKVFLQKRMEKEKIKEELLKSKHVHNYQVIRAKSDRLIEFKKIGKIDIETLDKKYGTKEEKKNKLYQHKEKKIENRFKNKPEHIDTIYQKLDGVMLTGDRIDLSQFEKKRTKSETKRKRKRIKKEIFIEEVKNIPTGKKQNKERKSSFNINKHSNEKKIDKSKNKKNAQKSVITDEQIKKQIKETLEKLSSKRMKSKASKIRKEKRQSKKEKRLLQNEIENKKEEKIIKLAEFTTVNELASMMKVNATDVIMSCMSLGIMVTMNQRLDAEILTLVADEFGYNVKFIGLDLEEAVQDDKDLEEHLKPRPPIITVMGHVDHGKTSLLDYIRNTNVIAGEEGGITQHIAAYSVECTNNQSITFLDTPGHEAFTAMRARGAQITDIAIIVIAADDQVMPQTREAISHAQAASVPILFVFNKIDKSNANSDKIREQLANLNFLVKEWGGKYTTQEVSAKLGTGIDELLKKVLLVAQLLNLKANPNKPAIGTVIEASLDKGRGYITTLLLQGGTLKVGDYILAGSHHGKVKNILDERGKSISSSGPSKPITILGLNGAPTAGDKFKVFKDEKEAKQLASRREQLQREQNIRSQKHLTLDEIGRRIALGDFKELKIIIKGDVDGSVEAIADALQKLSTNTIMVNIIYKGVGQITESDVLLASASDAIIIGFNVRPNIGAKNIAKKENIEIRTYSIIYDVTNDIQEAMDGMLSPEIREKILGNAEVREIFKIPKTGTIAGCMVIEGKLLRQAKVRLIREGIVIHNGEFTSLKRFKEDVKEVSKGYECGLGIKNYHNIRSGDLIEVYEELSEYKKNK